The following DNA comes from Candidatus Effluviviaceae Genus V sp..
AGCGGATCGGTGAGCGCGCCGGTGTGCCCGCGGCACAGGTCTTCGGGGTGGCGAGCTTCTACTCGCAGTTCCGACTGAAGCCGGTCGGCAGATACGTGATCAAGGTCTGTCACGGGACGGCCTGTCACGTGCAGGGGGCGGGGGCGATCACCGAGGCGCTGATGGACGAGCTCGGGGTCGAGGACGGCGGAACCACCGACGACGGTGAGTTCACGCTGGAATCGGTCGCGTGTCTCGGATGCTGCAGTCTGGCTCCGGTCATGATGATAGAGGACAGGACGTTCGGCCGCCTGACGCCGGACGAGGCGCGCGACATCGTCCAGATCGTCCGCGAGCACGGCATCGACAGCAGTGAGGCAGGCGGGGGAGGCAACGGATGAGCGAGAGGACTCGACGCCCCACGGTAACGGTCGGTCTCTCGAGCTGCGGGATCGCGGCCGGTGCGGGACGGGTCATGGAGACCTTCCGGGAGGAGATCGAGAAGCGCGGACTCGACGTGGCGCTCAGGCGGACCGGCTGCGTCGGCATGTGCTACAACGAGCCGATCGTCGACGTGGAGCTCCCCGGGCGGCCCAGGGTCACCTACGGGGGCATCAAGCACGACGCGGTCGCGCGCGTCATCGAGGACCACATCGTCGGCGGCGATCCCGTCGAGGAGTTCCTCGTTCGAGCGGAGGACAGGGAGCTCCCGGACGAGTCGTACTACGCGCCGCAGGTTCGCCTTGTGCTCAGGAACGCCGGGGTCATCGACCCGGAGTCGATCGACGAGTACATCGAGGTCGGCGGATACGAGGCCCTGAAGAAGGTCGTGACCGGGATGGCTCCGGAAGAGGTCATCGAGGTCATGAAGGCCTCCGGACTGCGGGGGCGCGGTGGGGCCGGCTTTCCTACCGGCGTCAAGTGGGAGCTGACGAAGAAGCAGCCGGAGGGCAAGAAGTACGTCATCGTCAACGCGGACGAGGGCGATCCCGGCGCCTTCATGGACCGGAGCATCCTCGAGGGCGACCCGCACGCCGTGCTCGAGGGACTCGCCATCTGCGCCTACGCCGTCGGCGCCGACGAGGGCTACTTCTACGTGAGGGCGGAGTACCCGCTCGCCGTCAAGCGGCTGAGGATAGCCATCCAGCAGGCGACCGAGCGCGGCTTTCTCGGGGAGGACATCCTCGGTTCCGGCTTCAACCTGACGCTTCATATCAAGGAGGGAGCGGGCGCCTTCGTCTGCGGCGAGGAGACGGCGCTCATCGCCTCCATCGAAGGCAAGCGCGGCATGCCGCATCTCAGACCGCCGTATCCCTCGGT
Coding sequences within:
- the nuoE gene encoding NADH-quinone oxidoreductase subunit NuoE; its protein translation is MTKETVSGAANTQHLATVDEVAKRCGSAPGVLIPMLQKVQDEIGWLPKEVLERIGERAGVPAAQVFGVASFYSQFRLKPVGRYVIKVCHGTACHVQGAGAITEALMDELGVEDGGTTDDGEFTLESVACLGCCSLAPVMMIEDRTFGRLTPDEARDIVQIVREHGIDSSEAGGGGNG
- a CDS encoding NADH-quinone oxidoreductase subunit F, with the translated sequence MSERTRRPTVTVGLSSCGIAAGAGRVMETFREEIEKRGLDVALRRTGCVGMCYNEPIVDVELPGRPRVTYGGIKHDAVARVIEDHIVGGDPVEEFLVRAEDRELPDESYYAPQVRLVLRNAGVIDPESIDEYIEVGGYEALKKVVTGMAPEEVIEVMKASGLRGRGGAGFPTGVKWELTKKQPEGKKYVIVNADEGDPGAFMDRSILEGDPHAVLEGLAICAYAVGADEGYFYVRAEYPLAVKRLRIAIQQATERGFLGEDILGSGFNLTLHIKEGAGAFVCGEETALIASIEGKRGMPHLRPPYPSVKGLWGRPTNNNNVETYANVPWIIRNGAEKYAELGTETS